A window of the Kiritimatiellia bacterium genome harbors these coding sequences:
- a CDS encoding glycosyltransferase, with translation MGTRSAIPEYSVIIPARNEEDFIGACLDSIDRAAAAAGTVPEIVVVLNRCEDGTEARARGRALLAREDAANLAAIRNAGVRASTGRTILTLDADSRMAPNLFTEVRRVLDAGGGVGGGVPVRAERLSVGILATGALLLIPFLLRGVSGGLFWCRREDFDAIGGFDERRLSGEDFDFAVRLKRHGRATDRKFRTLWRTHIVTSCRKFDRWGDWFVWKMMLRHPRDFVNTYRGSNPEAARRFWYEAERFRKP, from the coding sequence TGCCTGGATTCCATAGACCGGGCTGCGGCCGCCGCGGGAACCGTCCCGGAAATCGTCGTGGTGCTCAATCGCTGCGAGGACGGGACGGAGGCCCGGGCGCGGGGCCGCGCCCTCCTCGCCCGGGAGGACGCAGCGAATCTCGCCGCGATCCGCAACGCCGGCGTCCGGGCCTCGACGGGACGGACGATCCTCACCCTCGACGCGGACAGCCGGATGGCGCCCAATCTCTTCACGGAGGTCCGCCGAGTCCTGGATGCCGGGGGCGGCGTCGGGGGCGGCGTGCCGGTTCGCGCGGAACGCCTGTCGGTGGGGATCCTCGCCACGGGCGCGCTGCTGCTGATCCCGTTTCTCCTCCGCGGCGTGTCCGGCGGATTGTTCTGGTGCCGGCGGGAGGATTTCGACGCCATCGGCGGCTTCGACGAGCGCCGGCTGTCCGGCGAGGATTTCGATTTCGCCGTGCGATTGAAGAGGCATGGCCGGGCCACGGACCGGAAGTTCCGCACGCTCTGGCGCACCCACATCGTCACGTCCTGCCGGAAGTTCGACCGGTGGGGCGACTGGTTCGTCTGGAAAATGATGCTTCGCCACCCGCGGGATTTCGTGAACACGTACCGGGGATCGAACCCGGAAGCCGCCCGGCGCTTCTGGTACGAGGCGGAGCGCTTCAGGAAACCTTGA